In Bosea vestrisii, the following are encoded in one genomic region:
- the tsaA gene encoding tRNA (N6-threonylcarbamoyladenosine(37)-N6)-methyltransferase TrmO, giving the protein MDWQATRPGETEAPLPERSDARLVFIGRIRTPFATRDDCPRQGDQDGPLCRVEIDPHWQAALKGIEAFAELDLLYWMHEARRDLLTQTPRGGGTLGTFALRSPVRPNPIALSRVKLEGVEDGALLVRGLDCLDGTPLIDIKPHRCSHSHGTTETSHAAS; this is encoded by the coding sequence ATGGATTGGCAAGCGACCCGGCCGGGCGAAACCGAAGCGCCCCTGCCCGAGCGCAGCGATGCCCGCCTCGTCTTCATCGGCCGCATCCGCACGCCCTTCGCGACGCGCGACGACTGCCCGCGCCAGGGTGATCAGGACGGGCCACTCTGCCGGGTCGAGATCGACCCGCATTGGCAGGCGGCGCTCAAGGGCATCGAAGCTTTCGCTGAACTCGATCTGCTTTACTGGATGCACGAAGCCAGGCGCGATCTGCTGACGCAGACGCCGCGCGGGGGCGGCACGCTCGGCACCTTTGCGCTGCGCTCGCCGGTGCGCCCGAACCCGATCGCGCTGTCGCGGGTGAAGCTCGAAGGCGTCGAGGACGGCGCCCTGCTGGTGCGCGGGCTCGACTGTCTGGACGGCACGCCGCTCATCGACATCAAGCCGCATCGCTGCAGCCACTCGCACGGCACGACGGAAACCTCCCATGCCGCATCCTGA
- a CDS encoding helix-turn-helix transcriptional regulator: MQDQVWLTTEEAASYLRLKDRKLYELVGQGAVPCTKVSGKWLFPRAGLDRWLEAGLAYPAGLEAASPPPIVGGSQDSLLELAIRESGCGLALLAEGSQAGLDRLVRNEVAIAALHLHATPDDDAANLAAIRAEVSLHDAVVINFARREQGLLVAPDNPLGIDGLGAAVAKGARFAQRQRGAGAQLLLLSLLERAGVPSGRMVVADGTCATGQDLALAIRSGRADCGVAARAIATAFGLAFLPLVWEHVDLVLRRRSYFEPATQKLLAWMRGPDMAARASEFGGYDLSISGSVRLNR; this comes from the coding sequence ATGCAGGATCAGGTCTGGCTTACGACAGAAGAAGCGGCCTCATACCTCCGCCTCAAGGACCGCAAGCTCTACGAACTGGTCGGGCAGGGGGCGGTGCCCTGCACCAAGGTCTCCGGCAAATGGCTGTTCCCGCGCGCTGGGCTGGATCGCTGGCTCGAAGCAGGGCTGGCGTATCCCGCTGGGCTCGAAGCGGCCTCGCCGCCGCCAATCGTTGGCGGCAGCCAGGATTCGCTGCTGGAGCTCGCCATCCGCGAATCCGGCTGCGGCTTGGCGCTGCTGGCCGAGGGCTCGCAGGCCGGGCTCGACCGGCTGGTGCGTAACGAGGTCGCGATCGCCGCGCTGCACCTGCATGCCACGCCGGATGACGACGCTGCCAATCTCGCGGCGATCCGGGCGGAGGTCTCGCTGCACGATGCGGTGGTGATCAATTTCGCCCGGCGCGAGCAGGGGCTGCTGGTCGCGCCCGATAACCCGCTCGGGATCGACGGTCTCGGCGCGGCGGTCGCGAAGGGCGCCCGCTTCGCCCAGCGCCAGCGCGGCGCCGGGGCGCAATTGCTGCTGCTGAGCCTGCTCGAACGTGCCGGGGTTCCGTCGGGGCGGATGGTCGTCGCCGACGGGACCTGCGCCACCGGCCAGGACCTGGCGCTGGCGATCCGCTCCGGGCGGGCCGATTGCGGCGTCGCCGCGCGCGCCATCGCCACGGCCTTCGGCCTCGCCTTCCTGCCGCTGGTCTGGGAGCATGTCGATCTGGTGCTGCGCCGGCGGAGCTATTTCGAGCCGGCGACACAGAAGCTGCTCGCCTGGATGCGTGGTCCTGACATGGCGGCGCGGGCGAGCGAGTTCGGAGGCTACGACCTCTCGATCAGCGGGAGCGTGCGGCTGAACCGCTGA
- a CDS encoding extracellular solute-binding protein yields MTALPRRSLLAAGLFLGLTGIALAQAPAGERFITVASTTSTQDSGLFNHILPLFKAKTGIEVRVISQGTGQALDTARRGDADVVFVHARAQELKFVEEGFSTERRPVMYNDFVLIGPKSDPAGVAGTKDIVAALKKIQEKAAPFVSRGDKSGTHAAELNLWKVAGIDIAAQKGPWYREIGQGMGAALNTSGAMGAYVLSDRATWISFKNRGDLVISVEGDQRLFNQYGVMSVNPAKHPHVKVADGKLFADWLTSPEGQKAIADYKIDGQQLFFPNAGQAGA; encoded by the coding sequence ATGACCGCCCTGCCCCGCCGCTCCCTCCTCGCCGCCGGCCTCTTCCTCGGCCTGACCGGCATCGCTCTCGCCCAGGCGCCGGCCGGCGAGCGCTTCATCACCGTGGCCTCGACGACGTCGACCCAGGATTCCGGCCTGTTCAACCACATCCTGCCGCTGTTCAAGGCCAAGACCGGCATCGAGGTCCGCGTCATCTCGCAGGGCACCGGCCAGGCGCTCGATACCGCCCGCCGCGGCGATGCCGACGTCGTCTTCGTCCACGCCAGGGCGCAGGAGCTGAAATTCGTCGAGGAGGGCTTTTCGACCGAGCGCCGCCCGGTGATGTACAACGACTTCGTCCTGATCGGTCCCAAGAGCGATCCGGCCGGCGTCGCCGGCACCAAGGACATCGTCGCGGCGCTGAAAAAGATCCAGGAGAAGGCCGCGCCCTTCGTCTCGCGCGGCGACAAGTCCGGCACCCATGCCGCCGAGCTCAATCTCTGGAAGGTCGCGGGCATCGACATCGCCGCGCAGAAGGGCCCCTGGTACCGCGAGATCGGCCAGGGCATGGGCGCGGCGCTCAACACCTCCGGCGCGATGGGCGCCTATGTTCTCTCCGACCGCGCCACCTGGATCTCGTTCAAGAACCGCGGCGATCTCGTCATCTCGGTCGAAGGCGACCAGCGCCTGTTCAACCAGTACGGCGTGATGTCGGTGAACCCAGCCAAGCACCCGCATGTAAAGGTCGCCGACGGCAAGCTCTTCGCCGACTGGCTGACCAGCCCGGAAGGCCAGAAGGCGATCGCCGACTACAAGATCGACGGCCAGCAGCTCTTCTTCCCGAACGCCGGCCAGGCGGGCGCCTGA
- a CDS encoding serine hydrolase domain-containing protein: protein MKRFIGAALLFGIAALSGVTKAEAQQPAQAAIEALLPEFEKQVAEGMKAFSVPGVAVGIVHDDKLIYTKGFGVRELGKPEQVTPETIFQIGSTTKAFLATTLAQAVDAGRLGWSDPVIDHVPEFQLADPWVTRDFRVLDLAAQRSGLTAYVNDALTMLGYDKQTLIRSLRAAPQLGLFRSDFRYLNIPHVVGGEIIAKVNAAPSWFDSLQKTLLAPLGMNATTATAEAITAAPNHAQGHRLADKPVAVPFHPSFPYALGPAGALNSNIPDMAKWLRLQLGRGQFEGKILVSEANLDITWMPRVAMNERTSYAVGWVATATPRGRIIWHNGGTAGFGAHAGFLPDARTGIVILTNLENGGMPDALAMWFYDRVLGNPAVDNIALAAASAKGRREAAQAEAAGFVPGRLSPIAAAFAGSYASPILGDATVALTEGKLNLTLEKTEAQILLEPNRDDPYLFQARLAPTGAFVAPAEMSGGEPLTRLRFETDAAGKIGQMRWLSPELPHSFARAAQ from the coding sequence ATGAAGCGCTTTATCGGAGCCGCGCTCCTGTTCGGCATCGCGGCCCTCTCCGGCGTAACGAAAGCGGAGGCACAGCAGCCGGCGCAAGCCGCGATCGAAGCGCTGCTGCCGGAGTTCGAGAAGCAGGTCGCCGAGGGCATGAAGGCCTTCTCGGTGCCGGGCGTCGCCGTCGGCATCGTCCATGACGACAAGCTGATCTACACCAAGGGCTTCGGCGTCCGCGAACTCGGCAAGCCCGAGCAGGTCACGCCGGAGACGATCTTCCAGATCGGCTCGACGACCAAGGCCTTCCTTGCCACGACGCTGGCGCAGGCGGTCGATGCCGGCCGGCTCGGCTGGAGCGATCCGGTCATCGACCATGTCCCCGAGTTTCAGCTCGCCGACCCCTGGGTCACCCGCGATTTCCGCGTGCTCGACCTCGCCGCCCAGCGCTCCGGCCTGACGGCTTACGTCAACGACGCGCTCACAATGCTCGGCTACGACAAGCAGACGCTGATCCGCTCGCTGCGCGCCGCCCCGCAGCTCGGCCTGTTCCGCTCCGATTTCCGCTATCTCAACATCCCGCATGTCGTCGGTGGCGAGATCATCGCCAAGGTCAACGCAGCGCCGTCCTGGTTCGACTCGCTGCAGAAGACCCTGCTGGCCCCGCTCGGCATGAACGCGACCACGGCTACGGCGGAGGCGATCACCGCCGCTCCGAACCACGCCCAGGGACATCGCCTCGCCGACAAGCCGGTCGCGGTGCCCTTCCACCCGTCCTTCCCCTATGCGCTCGGCCCGGCCGGGGCGCTGAATTCGAACATCCCCGACATGGCGAAGTGGCTGCGCCTGCAGCTCGGCCGCGGCCAGTTCGAGGGCAAGATCCTGGTCTCCGAGGCCAATCTCGACATCACCTGGATGCCGCGCGTCGCCATGAACGAGCGCACCAGCTATGCCGTCGGCTGGGTCGCGACCGCGACGCCGCGCGGCCGGATCATCTGGCATAATGGCGGCACCGCCGGCTTCGGCGCCCATGCCGGCTTCCTGCCCGACGCCAGGACCGGCATCGTCATCCTGACCAATCTCGAGAATGGCGGCATGCCCGACGCGCTGGCGATGTGGTTCTACGATCGCGTGCTCGGTAACCCGGCCGTCGATAACATCGCGCTCGCGGCCGCCAGTGCAAAAGGCCGTCGAGAGGCGGCGCAGGCCGAGGCGGCGGGCTTCGTGCCCGGGCGTTTGTCGCCGATCGCGGCGGCCTTCGCCGGCAGCTACGCCTCGCCGATCCTCGGCGACGCCACCGTCGCGCTCACCGAGGGCAAGCTTAACCTCACGCTGGAGAAGACCGAGGCGCAGATCCTGCTCGAGCCGAACAGGGACGACCCCTACCTGTTCCAGGCGCGGCTGGCGCCGACCGGGGCCTTCGTCGCGCCGGCCGAGATGTCCGGCGGCGAGCCCCTTACCCGGCTGCGCTTCGAGACCGACGCTGCCGGCAAGATCGGGCAGATGCGCTGGCTCAGCCCTGAACTGCCGCATTCCTTCGCCCGCGCGGCCCAGTGA
- a CDS encoding ABC transporter substrate-binding protein encodes MPHPDRRSVLAGLGATIAAPRIARAATIRDGAGRDIPIPGKVERIFPAGPPAAILIYTLAPDLLIGWPRANRPEEREFLLPGIGDRPEIGRITGRGNSANLEAVLQAKPDLIIDSGSTGRTYVELAERVQQQTGIPYALLDGRFSETPASYRILGQLTGRSARAETLARWCEDSFATIRDRIAAIPAEKRPSVYYARGPRGLETGLGGSINVETLSFLGTRNAASPSCRAERRPGEGANPVTIS; translated from the coding sequence ATGCCGCATCCTGACCGCCGCAGCGTCCTCGCCGGCCTCGGCGCGACGATCGCCGCCCCTCGCATTGCCCGTGCCGCGACCATCCGTGACGGCGCCGGCCGCGACATTCCGATTCCCGGCAAGGTCGAGCGCATCTTTCCGGCCGGCCCGCCGGCGGCGATCCTGATCTACACGCTCGCTCCCGATCTTCTCATCGGCTGGCCGCGCGCCAACCGGCCGGAGGAACGCGAGTTCCTGCTGCCCGGCATCGGCGACCGGCCGGAGATCGGCCGCATCACCGGCCGCGGCAACAGCGCCAATCTTGAAGCCGTGCTGCAGGCCAAGCCGGACCTGATCATCGATTCCGGCTCGACCGGCCGCACCTATGTCGAGCTCGCCGAGCGCGTGCAGCAGCAGACCGGGATCCCCTATGCCCTGCTCGACGGCCGTTTCAGCGAGACCCCGGCGAGCTATCGCATCCTCGGCCAGCTCACTGGCCGCAGCGCGCGCGCCGAGACGCTGGCGCGCTGGTGCGAGGACAGTTTCGCTACCATCCGCGACCGCATCGCCGCGATCCCCGCCGAGAAGCGCCCGAGCGTCTATTATGCCCGAGGCCCGCGCGGGCTCGAGACCGGGCTCGGCGGCTCGATCAATGTCGAGACACTAAGTTTCCTCGGCACTCGCAACGCCGCCTCGCCTTCCTGCCGGGCTGAGCGGCGCCCCGGCGAAGGCGCCAATCCCGTCACAATCTCCTGA
- a CDS encoding molybdate ABC transporter substrate-binding protein: MRRLALAAFVSLWPALAPPQQAEKPVLLHAAGSLKNALTEVSKAFEASARIPVTTSFRPSGLLREALSKGEPAEVFASANMDHPLALAKDGKAGPVVLFVRNETCAFARAGLDVTSNTLLARMLDPKVKLGTSTPKADPSGDYAWQVFAKAEKLKAGAKAALEAKALQLVGGPNSAPTPPDRNGTGHLLATGAADLFLGYCTNADPIAREQPGIRMVRLPEKLLVGADYGLTVMNGASPNAYRLAMFILSPDGQRILARHGFVAPSLPREGK; encoded by the coding sequence ATGCGCAGGCTCGCACTCGCCGCCTTCGTCAGCTTGTGGCCGGCGCTCGCCCCGCCGCAACAGGCTGAAAAGCCGGTGCTGCTCCATGCCGCCGGCAGCCTGAAGAATGCCCTGACCGAGGTCTCCAAGGCTTTCGAAGCCTCGGCACGCATTCCGGTTACGACCAGCTTCCGCCCCTCCGGCCTGCTCCGCGAGGCGCTATCCAAGGGCGAGCCGGCCGAGGTCTTCGCCTCCGCCAACATGGACCATCCGCTCGCACTGGCGAAGGACGGCAAGGCCGGCCCGGTCGTGCTCTTCGTGCGCAACGAGACCTGCGCCTTCGCGCGTGCGGGGCTCGACGTGACCAGCAACACGCTGCTCGCGCGCATGCTCGATCCCAAGGTCAAGCTCGGCACCTCGACGCCGAAGGCCGACCCGTCCGGCGACTATGCCTGGCAGGTCTTCGCCAAGGCCGAGAAGCTTAAAGCCGGCGCCAAGGCGGCGCTGGAGGCCAAGGCGCTGCAGCTCGTCGGTGGCCCGAACAGCGCCCCGACCCCGCCCGACCGCAACGGCACCGGCCATCTGTTGGCGACCGGCGCCGCCGACCTCTTCTTGGGCTATTGCACCAATGCCGACCCGATCGCCCGCGAGCAGCCGGGCATCCGCATGGTCCGGCTGCCGGAGAAACTGCTGGTCGGCGCCGATTACGGGCTGACGGTGATGAACGGCGCCTCGCCGAACGCCTACCGGCTGGCGATGTTCATCCTCTCGCCCGACGGGCAGCGCATCCTGGCGCGGCACGGTTTCGTCGCGCCTAGCCTGCCACGCGAGGGGAAGTGA
- a CDS encoding ATP-binding cassette domain-containing protein: MLSATSILPLTVEAAAFSGDGKLLVEPNSFTIPAGGLTVLLGPNGAGKSLTLRLCHGLLAPSRGAVRWAAGADGRAKRHAMVFQKPIMLRRSVEANITHALAAAGSNGAERKARAAQALQHFGLAERASQPARLLSGGEQQRLAIARAWALRPELLFLDEPTSQLDPAATRQIEELLSGLVAEGITVMMSTHDLGQARRLADRVLFLHRGRLIEDTRARDFFAGPQSAEARAFLAGELLW; encoded by the coding sequence ATGCTGAGCGCAACCTCGATCCTGCCGCTCACCGTCGAGGCCGCCGCCTTCTCCGGCGACGGCAAGCTTCTGGTCGAGCCCAACAGCTTCACCATCCCGGCCGGGGGCTTGACCGTGCTGCTCGGGCCGAACGGCGCCGGCAAGTCGCTGACGCTGCGCCTCTGTCACGGCCTGCTGGCGCCAAGCCGCGGCGCGGTGCGCTGGGCCGCCGGAGCCGACGGCCGCGCCAAGCGGCATGCCATGGTCTTCCAGAAGCCGATCATGCTGCGCCGCTCGGTCGAGGCCAACATCACCCATGCACTCGCTGCCGCCGGCAGCAATGGCGCCGAGCGCAAGGCTCGCGCAGCCCAGGCGCTGCAGCACTTCGGCCTCGCCGAGCGCGCCAGCCAGCCGGCCCGCCTGCTCTCCGGTGGCGAGCAGCAGCGCCTCGCCATCGCCCGCGCCTGGGCGCTCCGGCCGGAGCTACTTTTCCTGGACGAGCCGACCTCGCAGCTCGACCCTGCCGCGACGCGCCAGATCGAGGAATTGCTCTCCGGCCTCGTCGCCGAGGGCATCACCGTGATGATGTCGACCCATGATCTCGGCCAGGCCCGCCGCCTCGCCGACCGCGTGCTCTTCCTGCATCGCGGCCGCCTCATCGAGGACACGCGCGCCAGGGATTTCTTCGCTGGCCCGCAATCGGCCGAGGCCCGCGCCTTCCTGGCAGGAGAGCTGCTCTGGTGA
- a CDS encoding amino acid ABC transporter substrate-binding protein translates to MKTFVLAAALFAAGTLAASAQQLAPSPTLDAIKARGHLECGVHLGLPGFSFANDKGEWTGLDVDYCRALAAAVLGDATKVKYTPTSVQQRWPILQSGQVDVLSRNSTITFSRNATLGLNFQGINFYEGQTFIVRKKANVKSAEELDGASVCVAAGSTEEKNAADWFRERNLKVTITNFQKNDDAITAYDSGRCDAYTAGVGALAGQRAKLKVPDDHTILTKPISNDPQGPVTRYGDERWQLIVRWVLNGTIAAEMLGVTSKNVDEMKANSKNTEVRRLLGAEGGFGAMMGLADDWMYKAIKQVGNYGESYERTVGLESPLKLERGQNQLWTKGGLLFTPPFQ, encoded by the coding sequence ATGAAGACCTTTGTTCTCGCCGCGGCGCTCTTCGCCGCCGGCACCCTCGCCGCTTCCGCGCAGCAGCTGGCCCCGAGCCCGACGCTCGACGCCATCAAGGCACGCGGCCATCTCGAATGCGGCGTCCATCTCGGCTTGCCCGGCTTCTCCTTCGCCAACGACAAGGGCGAGTGGACCGGTCTTGACGTCGATTATTGCCGCGCGCTCGCCGCCGCCGTGCTCGGCGATGCCACCAAGGTGAAGTACACGCCGACCTCGGTGCAGCAGCGCTGGCCGATCCTGCAATCGGGCCAGGTCGACGTGCTCTCGCGCAATTCGACCATCACCTTCTCGCGCAACGCCACGCTTGGCCTGAACTTCCAGGGCATCAACTTCTACGAGGGCCAGACCTTCATCGTCCGCAAGAAGGCCAATGTGAAGTCGGCCGAGGAGCTCGACGGCGCCTCGGTCTGCGTCGCCGCCGGCTCGACCGAGGAGAAGAACGCCGCCGACTGGTTCCGCGAGCGCAACCTCAAGGTCACCATCACCAACTTCCAGAAGAACGACGACGCCATCACCGCCTATGACAGCGGCCGCTGCGACGCCTACACCGCCGGCGTCGGCGCCCTCGCCGGCCAGCGCGCCAAGCTCAAGGTTCCGGACGACCACACCATCCTGACCAAGCCGATCTCGAACGATCCGCAGGGCCCGGTCACCCGCTACGGCGATGAGCGCTGGCAGCTGATCGTGCGCTGGGTGCTGAACGGCACCATCGCCGCCGAGATGCTCGGCGTCACCTCCAAGAACGTCGACGAGATGAAGGCCAACTCGAAGAACACCGAGGTCCGCCGCCTGCTCGGCGCCGAGGGCGGCTTCGGCGCGATGATGGGCCTGGCCGACGACTGGATGTACAAGGCGATCAAGCAGGTCGGGAACTATGGCGAGAGCTATGAGCGCACCGTCGGCCTCGAGTCGCCGCTGAAGCTCGAGCGCGGCCAGAACCAGCTCTGGACCAAGGGCGGCCTGCTCTTCACCCCGCCGTTCCAGTGA
- a CDS encoding molybdate ABC transporter substrate-binding protein translates to MTAPASVSLHAAGSLRGALLDIADTFQNETGVPVSSQFGASGLLRDRLARGEAGEVFASANLEHPQALARAGLAGPAVLFARNELCAFLRPGLAATSADLLELMLDPTIKLGTSTPKADPSGDYAFAVFSRAEAIKPGAKAALETKALKLTGGPECLPAPEGHNVYGHKLASGEADIFLAYCTNAQPLAKEQPGIAMLRLPEQLAVNADYGLTVLNRASPNGYRLAMYILSPQGQAILARHGFAAPGLPRAR, encoded by the coding sequence TTGACTGCGCCAGCCTCGGTGAGCCTGCACGCCGCCGGCAGCCTGCGCGGCGCCCTGCTCGATATCGCCGACACTTTCCAAAACGAGACGGGCGTTCCCGTCTCCTCGCAATTCGGCGCCTCCGGCCTGCTCAGGGACCGGCTTGCCAGAGGCGAGGCCGGCGAGGTCTTCGCCTCGGCCAATCTGGAGCATCCGCAGGCGCTGGCACGCGCCGGGCTAGCCGGCCCGGCCGTGCTCTTCGCCCGCAACGAGCTCTGCGCCTTCCTGCGGCCGGGGCTGGCGGCCACGAGCGCCGACCTGCTCGAACTGATGCTCGACCCCACGATCAAGCTAGGCACCTCGACGCCGAAAGCCGATCCATCAGGCGATTACGCCTTCGCCGTCTTCTCCAGGGCAGAGGCGATAAAGCCCGGCGCCAAGGCCGCGCTGGAGACCAAGGCGCTGAAGCTGACCGGCGGACCGGAGTGCCTGCCGGCACCGGAAGGGCACAACGTCTACGGTCACAAGCTGGCGAGCGGCGAGGCCGACATCTTCCTGGCCTATTGCACCAACGCCCAGCCGCTTGCGAAGGAACAACCGGGGATCGCGATGCTGCGCCTGCCAGAACAGCTCGCAGTCAACGCCGACTACGGCCTGACGGTGCTGAACAGGGCCTCGCCGAACGGCTACCGGCTCGCCATGTACATCCTCTCGCCGCAGGGGCAGGCGATCCTGGCCCGGCATGGCTTCGCCGCGCCGGGCCTGCCGCGCGCGAGATAG
- a CDS encoding ABC transporter permease → MDVGAIFQAAFALVVGLDPGFLGIVFLSLRVTLTAVLIAALIGLPLGAALALARFPGRSAIIVCLNALMGLPPVVAGLAVFLLLSRSGPLGPLGLLFTPTAMIIAQVILVLPIVIALTRQVIEDLWSEYRDHLRSVGLEGLRAIPTLLFDGRFALATALLAGFGRASAEVGAVLIVGGNIAGYTRTMTTAITLETSKGDLPLALGLGLVLLSLTLAINAIAFGASRIGARYAG, encoded by the coding sequence TTGGACGTCGGCGCGATCTTTCAGGCGGCATTTGCGCTGGTGGTCGGGCTCGATCCCGGCTTCCTCGGCATCGTCTTCCTGTCGCTGCGCGTGACGCTCACCGCCGTGCTGATCGCGGCGCTGATCGGCCTGCCGCTCGGCGCGGCGCTGGCACTGGCGCGTTTTCCGGGCCGCTCCGCCATCATCGTCTGCCTGAACGCGCTGATGGGGTTGCCCCCAGTTGTCGCGGGCCTTGCCGTCTTCCTGCTGCTCTCGCGCTCCGGCCCACTTGGGCCGCTCGGCCTGCTGTTCACGCCGACCGCCATGATCATCGCGCAAGTAATCCTCGTCCTGCCGATCGTGATCGCGCTGACCCGGCAGGTGATCGAGGACCTCTGGAGCGAGTATCGCGACCATCTGCGTTCGGTCGGCCTTGAAGGCCTGCGCGCCATCCCGACCCTGCTCTTCGACGGGCGCTTTGCACTGGCGACGGCGCTGCTCGCCGGCTTCGGCCGGGCCAGCGCCGAGGTCGGCGCCGTCCTGATCGTCGGCGGCAACATCGCCGGCTACACCCGCACCATGACGACGGCGATCACGCTGGAGACCTCGAAGGGCGACCTGCCGCTGGCGCTCGGCCTCGGACTCGTCCTGCTCTCGCTGACCCTCGCCATCAACGCCATCGCCTTCGGCGCAAGCCGGATCGGCGCGCGCTATGCCGGGTGA
- a CDS encoding M20 aminoacylase family protein — MTIDLDTLVQEMTGWRRDLHAHPEFGFEETRTSAFVASKLREFGFDDVAEGVGGTGVVGTLKRGSGNRAIALRADMDALRIPEQGELPHRSQNPGVMHACGHDGHTAMLLGAAKLLATDGGFDGTVRFVFQPAEEWGRGALAMLDDGLLERFPFEEIYGLHNAPRLPVGQFQTRTGPIMSAEDNFEIVLTGVGGHAARPHVGNETLVAACALVTSLQTIVSRRLSPAQIAVVSVTELITDGTRNALPGQARILGDARSFHPEVSAEIEAQMRVISEGIARAYNVEQSVSYTREFVPLLNQPAQTEAALEAAQAVLGSENVSVVSEPFTGSEDFARFLAHVPGCFSFVGNGDSAPLHNPRYDFDDAGLIHGARFHAEIVRRRLAVG, encoded by the coding sequence GTGACGATTGATCTCGACACACTCGTGCAGGAGATGACCGGCTGGCGGCGCGACCTGCATGCCCATCCGGAATTCGGCTTCGAGGAGACGCGCACCAGCGCCTTCGTCGCGAGCAAGCTGCGCGAGTTCGGCTTTGACGACGTCGCCGAGGGCGTCGGCGGCACCGGAGTCGTCGGCACGCTGAAGCGCGGCAGCGGCAACCGGGCGATCGCGCTGCGGGCCGACATGGACGCCTTGCGTATTCCGGAGCAAGGCGAGCTGCCGCATCGCTCGCAGAACCCCGGCGTCATGCATGCCTGCGGCCATGACGGGCACACCGCCATGCTGCTCGGGGCCGCGAAGCTGCTGGCGACTGATGGCGGCTTCGACGGCACCGTGCGCTTCGTCTTCCAGCCGGCCGAGGAGTGGGGGCGCGGCGCGCTCGCCATGCTCGATGACGGATTGCTCGAGCGCTTCCCGTTCGAGGAGATCTACGGGCTGCACAATGCGCCGAGGCTGCCGGTCGGCCAATTCCAGACCCGGACCGGGCCGATCATGTCAGCGGAGGACAATTTCGAGATCGTCCTCACCGGCGTCGGCGGCCACGCCGCTCGCCCGCATGTCGGCAACGAGACCCTCGTCGCCGCCTGTGCCCTGGTCACCAGCCTGCAGACCATCGTCTCGCGCCGCCTGAGCCCGGCGCAGATCGCCGTGGTCTCGGTGACGGAACTGATCACCGACGGCACCCGCAACGCTCTGCCGGGACAGGCGCGCATCCTCGGCGATGCCCGCAGCTTCCACCCCGAGGTCAGCGCCGAGATCGAGGCGCAGATGCGGGTGATCAGCGAGGGCATCGCCCGCGCCTATAATGTCGAGCAATCGGTGAGCTACACGCGCGAATTCGTGCCGCTGCTGAACCAGCCGGCCCAGACGGAAGCGGCGCTGGAAGCTGCGCAGGCCGTGCTCGGCTCCGAGAATGTCTCCGTCGTCTCCGAGCCCTTCACCGGCTCGGAGGATTTCGCGCGCTTCCTCGCCCATGTGCCGGGCTGTTTTTCCTTCGTCGGCAATGGCGACAGCGCGCCGCTGCACAATCCGCGCTACGATTTCGACGATGCCGGCCTGATCCACGGCGCGCGCTTCCACGCCGAGATCGTCAGGCGACGGCTGGCGGTGGGGTGA